In one window of Mytilus galloprovincialis chromosome 6, xbMytGall1.hap1.1, whole genome shotgun sequence DNA:
- the LOC143079176 gene encoding toll-like receptor 2 — translation MKMNQIRRMFLLSVMIIIVNGNQSMSCTYKWNIENKPIAHCENQGLTSVPRNLKRDITELILSNNLIRKLQKDSFVHYAKMEILVLSKNHISEIQEDAFAGLHLLKVLKVNDNMINITILPERVFRHLSNLIDLDISLNNKPLGANTKFVYPDGAFSTLRSLQNLSIDLFMFPEFGAGFSSLQNLTVLKFSRCYLRNSSRFRLLNSTFKHFSANLKELYISGCRNFFLLEDGLLEYFPDLKILDLSESYVHLYQALRILRPLQHKNMSVINFHHISDNSINEDDFPYSVVITVELMKYLKTICIEALDLSKTGIVDYHQNSLFSFEHPKCFRTFIISANRLPATTPYHSTQVYIFFMNAINMKVYDCSYLTIDYSNPVYVNVYHTKAFYHFPKSMKYFQIPSQRNISYSLPSSIEFLRFTHIQITPTSASITCKNTSLKYLDVSYGVYIHYPKFSEDCVNQLEYLDISGIPVAIITFPSMLLPKLSVLKMTVARIDQIVRKGREWMSFRAPALREVDISFNNIWTLEETTFFEQPHITHLNMSNNLFRTIPNFVTKLQNLDSLDLSNNLITSIDYNIRVWLDIMIHSKRFPNLNLDNNAFICSCDTLDFLLWFENTNVTFHNGDNYTCTISKNKQILLKEVAKNIKKYFADCEATLWLHVGIILVASAFGIFVPLSLLYNYRWNIILYMYRKVRRVVEKNLHENYIYDAYVSYEERSVLWIQKCLLPKIEEEWGLKVCLHDRDLLPGDITADAKAESIQQSRHVVFIITEHFTEGKWGRFEIDRAKYEKYTTNLRKIIVILQNIRIEDIPDEIVNISNDVCFIEMALDENEIINSTDNQRDWLKLKALLYLN, via the coding sequence atgaaaatgaATCAGATAAGACGAATGTTCCTTTTATCTGTCATGATAATAATAGTAAATGGGAACCAATCAATGTCTTGTACGTACAAATGGAATATAGAAAATAAGCCGATTGCTCATTGTGAAAATCAAGGACTTACTTCTGTGCCAAGGAATCTTAAGCGAGATATCACTGAGTTAATACTTTCAAATAACTTGATACGCAAGCTCCAAAAGGATTCATTCGTCCATTATGCGAAAATGGAAATCTTGGTTTTGAGCAAAAATCATATATCTGAAATCCAGGAGGATGCTTTTGCTGGACTACATTTGCTTAAAGTTTTGAAGGTAAATGATAATATGATTAACATCACAATCCTTCCAGAGCGAGTTTTCAGACATCTTAGTAATCTAATTGATCTGGATATAAGTCTAAATAACAAGCCATTGGGTGCAAACACTAAGTTTGTTTATCCTGATGGTGCATTTTCTACATTGAGATCCTTGCAAAATCTTTCAATTGATTTATTCATGTTCCCTGAATTTGGAGCAGGATTTAGTTCCCTTCAAAACCTTACTGTATTGAAATTTTCACGATGTTATTTGAGAAATAGTAGTCGATTTCGGCTATTGAATTctacatttaaacatttttcggCAAATCTGAAAGAACTCTATATCAGCGGCTGTCGCAATTTTTTTCTATTGGAAGATGGATTATTAGAATACTTTCCTGACTTAAAAATTTTAGATCTTTCTGAATCATACGTGCACCTATATCAAGCATTGCGCATTCTTCGTCCACTTCAGCATAAGAACATGTCCGTTATAAACTTTCACCACATAAGTGATAATTCAATCAATGAAGATGATTTCCCGTATTCTGTTGTTATAACAGtagaattaatgaaatatttaaaaactatCTGCATTGAAGCATTGGACTTGTCAAAAACAGGAATCGTGGATTACCATCAGAATTCTTTGTTTTCGTTCGAACATCCAAAATGTTTCAGAACTTTCATTATATCCGCTAATAGACTACCAGCTACGACTCCATATCATTCCActcaagtttatatttttttcatgaatgCAATTAATATGAAGGTTTACGATTGTTCATATCTGACTATAGATTATTCTAATCCTGTCTACGTGAACGTATACCACACGAAAGCATTTTATCATTTTccaaaaagtatgaaatattttcaaattccatCGCAAAGGAACATAAGCTATTCGCTTCCATCATCAATAGAATTTCTTAGATTTACTCACATACAAATCACCCCTACTTCAGCATCTATAACTTGCAAAAACACATCGCTTAAATATCTAGATGTATCATATGGTGTTTACATACATTATCCAAAATTTTCAGAGGACTGTGTAAATCAACTGGAATATTTAGATATTTCAGGAATTCCAGTAGCAATCATTACCTTTCCATCAATGCTCTTGCCAAAACTTTCTGTGCTAAAAATGACGGTTGCACGAATAGACCAAATTGTACGTAAAGGTAGAGAATGGATGTCTTTTAGAGCCCCTGCGTTGAGAGAAGTAGACATATCTTTTAATAATATTTGGACTTTGGAGGAAACAACATTCTTCGAGCAGCCACATATTACACATTTAAATATGTCGAACAACCTATTCAGAACCATTCCTAATTTTGTTACCAAGCTTCAAAATTTGGATTCGTTGGATCTATCCAATAATTTGATTACCTCTATTGACTATAACATTAGGGTTTGGCTGGATATAATGATCCATTCAAAACGTTTTCCTAACCTAAATTTGGATAACAATGCTTTTATATGCTCTTGTGACACTCTTGATTTTCTTCTGTGGTTTGAAAATACAAACGTAACATTTCATAACGGAGATAATTATACCTGTACTATctcaaaaaacaaacaaatcctATTAAAGGAGGTAGCAAAGAATATCAAGAAATACTTCGCAGACTGCGAAGCAACTTTATGGCTTCATGTAGGTATAATATTGGTTGCTAGTGCATTCGGTATTTTTGTACCTCTTTCTCTTCTCTATAACTATAGATGGAATATTATTCTCTACATGTATAGGAAAGTCCGACGAGTTGTTGAGAAAAATTtgcatgaaaattatatatatgacGCATATgtttcttatgaagaaagaagCGTATTGTGGATACAGAAGTGTCTCCTTCCTAAAATTGAAGAAGAATGGGGACTTAAAGTGTGCTTACATGATCGAGATCTTCTTCCTGGAGATATTACGGCAGATGCAAAAGCAGAATCAATTCAGCAGAGTAGACATGTCGTGTTCATCATTACTGAACATTTTACCGAGGGAAAGTGGGGAAGATTCGAAATAGATAgagcaaaatatgaaaaatatactaCAAACCTTagaaaaataattgtcattttacaaaatattcgaaTCGAAGATATTCCAGACGAAATTGTGAATATTTCAAATGACGTATGCTTCATTGAAATGGCTTTGGACGAAAACGAAATTATCAACAGTACAGATAATCAACGGGATTGGCTTAAGTTAAAGGCTTTGCTGTATCTTAATTAG